The following coding sequences are from one Haliotis asinina isolate JCU_RB_2024 chromosome 3, JCU_Hal_asi_v2, whole genome shotgun sequence window:
- the LOC137278573 gene encoding probable G-protein coupled receptor 139, with protein MTTTPTETETAPINLIYSLDDQSDLNTDILGWSNFSRNKTFSQQVTQGPTFLQQMEQQMEYQLSVSLIQWVFPFLILLGTIGNGLSLTIMCQREMRQTSTCFYLAVLAIADTTVLYISAFKTWLRTVSGFELLHVSQASCKITMFLAYFSTHFSAWIIVAVTVERFLAVWFPLKAGTMCSVSRAKFGTIIIAGLVILINCQVLWTAELKSVPSSSLSETKLMCIPYKDYAEFVCELLAWMNLILYSFLPFVVLLLFNILIIINLLKHRQVLTSTMTKDDQQMRSSHRKLAITLLSVSFAWIVTTMPSTLFLVFKPRPVSVSHAAQQQLVRVICYSLMYVNHAINFGLYCITGNRFRHELNRLLCRKPTSSPRATLTFKNSASGQDSSGYPLMENVYMNAISSEQSNSN; from the coding sequence ATGACAACAACTCCTACTGAAACCGAGACTGCACCCATCAACTTGATATACAGCTTAGATGACCAGTCTGACTTGAATACTGACATCCTGGGATGGAGCAACTTCTCCAGAAACAAGACCTTCAGTCAACAGGTCACCCAAGGCCCGACTTTTCTGCAGCAGATGGAGCAGCAGATGGAATACCAGCTTTCCGTGTCTCTCATCCAGTGGGTGTTTCCATTCCTCATCCTCCTTGGCACCATTGGTAATGGACTCAGTCTGACCATCATGTGCCAGAGAGAGATGAGACAGACCTCCACATGTTTCTATCTGGCTGTGCTTGCAATTGCAGACACAACTGTCCTATATATCAGTGCCTTCAAGACCTGGCTAAGAACGGTGTCTGGCTTTGAGCTGCTGCATGTATCACAGGCTTCCTGTAAAATCACCATGTTTCTAGCCTACTTCAGCACTCACTTCTCTGCCTGGATCATTGTGGCAGTCACAGTGGAGAGATTTCTTGCTGTGTGGTTTCCTCTAAAAGCTGGAACCATGTGCAGCGTGTCTCGAGCTAAATTTGGCACTATCATCATAGCTGGCCTAGTCATCCTGATCAACTGCCAGGTCCTTTGGACAGCAGAACTAAAATCTGTGCCATCAAGCTCACTCAGTGAAACAAAGCTGATGTGTATTCCTTACAAAGACTATGCTGAATTTGTTTGTGAATTGTTGGCTTGGATGAATCTTATTCTCTACTCCTTCCTCCCATTTGTAGTCCTACTTCTGTTCAACATCCTCATCATTATCAACCTGTTGAAGCACCGCCAGGTTCTGACAAGCACGATGACCAAGGATGACCAACAAATGCGTTCATCCCACAGGAAACTGGCCATCACCCTCCTGAGTGTTTCCTTTGCCTGGATTGTGACAACAATGCCCAGCACTCTGTTCCTGGTGTTCAAACCTCGTCCTGTGTCTGTAAGCCATGCAGCCCAACAGCAGCTGGTCAGAGTCATTTGCTACAGTCTGATGTATGTCAATCATGCCATCAACTTCGGCTTGTACTGCATCACCGGAAACAGGTTTCGCCATGAGCTGAACAGGCTCTTGTGTAGGAAGCCCACGTCGTCTCCACGAGCCACTCTAACCTTCAAAAACAGCGCCAGTGGACAGGACAGTTCAGGTTATCCCCTCATGGAGAATGTCTACATGAATGCAATATCCAGTGAACAGTCAAACAGTAACTAA